The proteins below are encoded in one region of Terriglobia bacterium:
- the dinB gene encoding DNA polymerase IV, whose protein sequence is MNRTILHVDMDAFFAAVEQRDHPEYRGKPVIVGSDPKNGRGRGIVATCSYEARKFGVHSAQPISEAWRRCPQGIYVRPDMGKYARASDRLMAILLEFTDMVEQVSIDEAFLDVTGSRRLLGSGIEIARKIKARIVEDQHLTASVGIAANKFVAKVASDLQKPDGLVAVEPGREREFLAPLPIRRLWGVGAKTEEALGRLGMRLIGDIARLEHADLIRRLGQSGDHLWQLAHGIDDRVVSPEEGFKSIGHETTFDRDTADRQLLHDTLLELAEKVAQRLRANDARGRTITVKLREADFSTSTRRTTLPQPADTTEKIFPTAWKLMQPLIRTGKLVRLIGVYASNLGTPENKGQLPLFDQTPEKDRQLAQALDHITRRYGDGSITRASLVASKKKDSCEK, encoded by the coding sequence ATGAACCGCACCATTCTGCACGTCGACATGGATGCCTTTTTTGCGGCGGTGGAGCAGCGCGACCACCCCGAGTATCGCGGCAAGCCCGTGATCGTCGGATCCGATCCCAAAAATGGCAGAGGCCGCGGGATCGTGGCGACGTGCTCCTACGAAGCGCGCAAGTTCGGCGTGCACTCGGCGCAGCCGATCTCTGAGGCCTGGCGCCGCTGCCCGCAGGGCATCTACGTCCGGCCGGACATGGGCAAATATGCGCGCGCCTCGGACCGCCTGATGGCGATCCTGCTCGAGTTCACCGACATGGTTGAGCAGGTCAGCATCGACGAGGCATTTCTCGATGTCACTGGCAGCCGCAGGCTGCTGGGTTCGGGGATCGAGATCGCCCGCAAGATCAAAGCGCGCATCGTTGAGGATCAGCACCTGACGGCTTCGGTGGGGATTGCGGCAAACAAGTTCGTCGCCAAGGTGGCGTCGGATCTGCAGAAACCAGACGGCCTGGTAGCCGTCGAACCTGGGCGGGAGCGGGAGTTTCTCGCGCCCCTTCCTATCAGGCGACTGTGGGGTGTTGGCGCCAAAACCGAGGAAGCGCTCGGCCGCCTCGGCATGCGGCTGATCGGAGATATCGCCCGGCTCGAACATGCCGATCTGATCCGGCGCCTGGGGCAAAGCGGCGACCACCTCTGGCAACTCGCACACGGGATCGACGACCGCGTCGTCTCGCCCGAAGAAGGCTTCAAGTCGATCGGCCACGAAACCACTTTTGATCGGGATACTGCGGACCGGCAGCTGCTCCACGACACGCTCCTCGAGCTGGCCGAGAAAGTGGCCCAGCGCCTGCGCGCAAACGATGCCCGCGGCCGGACGATTACCGTCAAGCTGCGCGAGGCCGATTTCTCGACATCAACGCGCCGCACCACTCTGCCGCAGCCGGCCGACACCACGGAGAAGATATTTCCGACGGCCTGGAAACTCATGCAACCGCTCATCCGCACTGGAAAGCTGGTGCGCCTGATAGGAGTCTATGCCAGCAACCTGGGCACGCCGGAGAACAAGGGCCAGCTGCCTCTCTTCGACCAGACGCCGGAGAAAGACCGACAGCTGGCACAGGCACTCGACCACATCACGCGCCGTTACGGAGACGGCTCCATCACCCGCGCCTCCCTGGTAGCTTCCAAGAAGAAGGACTCCTGTGAAAAGTGA
- a CDS encoding SDR family oxidoreductase, with product MTKGLAVVTGASAGIGWEMAKQLATRGYDLLLVARREERLKQLAGDIEARGQAKAGILKLDLTVRAERQQLVSSIALEPDRFSLLINNAGFGAARPAVDIAAARCLEMIELNVSALTELSLEAAKILTRKRSGGIINVASTAAFQSVPYMSVYAATKAYVLSFTEALAEELGGSGVRVMALCPGYTETEFQQVAGERAESARTRPRMSAADCVRIGLHDFEAGKRISITGISNKLQTFASWLFPRSLVVHLAAAMVKSRIS from the coding sequence GTGACAAAGGGACTGGCCGTGGTTACCGGGGCTTCCGCGGGCATCGGGTGGGAGATGGCAAAACAGCTGGCGACACGGGGGTACGACCTGCTTCTGGTCGCGCGCAGAGAAGAGCGGCTCAAGCAATTGGCCGGGGACATCGAAGCACGCGGCCAGGCAAAAGCCGGGATCCTGAAGCTCGACCTGACGGTCCGTGCAGAACGGCAGCAACTCGTTTCGAGCATCGCGCTCGAACCGGACAGATTCAGCCTGCTCATCAACAACGCCGGATTCGGAGCGGCCCGGCCTGCAGTCGACATCGCCGCGGCGAGATGTCTCGAGATGATTGAGCTCAATGTGAGCGCGCTGACCGAGCTGTCTCTCGAGGCCGCGAAGATCCTGACGCGGAAGCGGTCGGGAGGCATCATCAACGTGGCCTCCACGGCGGCCTTTCAGTCGGTCCCTTACATGAGCGTCTACGCGGCGACCAAAGCCTATGTACTGAGCTTCACGGAGGCGCTGGCCGAAGAGTTAGGCGGCTCGGGCGTGCGTGTGATGGCGCTCTGTCCGGGCTACACCGAAACCGAATTCCAGCAAGTTGCAGGAGAGCGCGCTGAGAGCGCGCGCACGAGACCCAGGATGAGCGCGGCCGACTGCGTGCGCATCGGCCTCCATGATTTCGAAGCCGGCAAGCGCATCAGCATAACCGGCATAAGCAACAAGCTGCAGACCTTCGCCAGCTGGCTCTTCCCCCGCAGCCTGGTGGTTCATTTAGCGGCAGCCATGGTGAAAAGCCGCATCTCATGA
- a CDS encoding D-cysteine desulfhydrase family protein produces MKIALPRVSLTPLPTPVESLARLGQALGGPRLFIKRDDLTGLAGGGNKTRKLEFLVADAQLKKADTLITLGAVQSNHCRQTAAAAARTGLRCILVLRGHAPAQPVGNLLLDRLLGAEIRWSGDRTREEVMDEVVAAERAAGRNPYPIPLGGSNPLGAAAYAAAMNEILTQTTEHFDRIVFASSSGGTHAGLAVGAVMAGFRGQVLGISVDEDLASLQRLVAEIANGVYRLLGEPGTIQPRNIFANADCLGAGYGILGAPEREAIDLFARYEGIIVDPVYTGRAAAGMIDLIRRGVIGKDETVLFWHTGGVPALWAYMNQLA; encoded by the coding sequence ATGAAGATTGCCTTGCCGCGCGTTTCTCTTACACCCTTGCCCACGCCGGTCGAATCGCTTGCGCGGCTGGGCCAAGCCCTGGGCGGGCCGCGCCTTTTCATCAAGCGCGACGATCTGACCGGGCTTGCCGGGGGCGGGAATAAGACACGCAAGCTCGAGTTTCTGGTTGCCGACGCTCAGCTCAAGAAGGCCGACACCCTCATTACGCTCGGGGCGGTGCAGTCGAATCATTGCAGGCAGACAGCAGCAGCGGCTGCCAGGACGGGCTTGCGCTGCATCCTTGTCTTGCGTGGCCATGCGCCGGCGCAACCGGTGGGCAACCTGCTCCTCGATCGTCTGCTGGGAGCTGAAATCCGCTGGTCGGGCGACCGGACGCGCGAGGAAGTCATGGATGAGGTGGTGGCAGCCGAACGGGCGGCGGGACGCAATCCTTACCCTATTCCTCTCGGCGGTTCGAATCCGCTGGGAGCGGCGGCTTATGCTGCTGCGATGAATGAGATCCTGACCCAGACGACGGAGCATTTCGACCGCATCGTCTTTGCATCCAGCTCAGGCGGCACTCACGCCGGGCTGGCGGTCGGTGCCGTCATGGCCGGCTTCCGTGGCCAGGTGCTTGGCATCAGCGTGGACGAGGACCTGGCGTCGCTGCAGCGCCTGGTTGCGGAGATTGCCAACGGGGTGTACCGTCTGCTGGGCGAGCCGGGAACCATTCAGCCCCGCAATATTTTTGCCAACGCGGATTGTCTGGGCGCCGGCTATGGGATCCTGGGCGCGCCGGAGCGCGAGGCCATCGACCTGTTCGCGCGTTACGAAGGGATAATCGTCGATCCGGTATATACCGGCAGAGCTGCAGCGGGCATGATCGACCTTATCCGTCGTGGCGTCATCGGCAAAGATGAGACGGTTCTGTTCTGGCACACCGGTGGTGTCCCTGCACTGTGGGCTTACATGAATCAGCTCGCCTGA
- a CDS encoding ferrous iron transporter B — protein MTTDERAATRRVILVGNPNVGKSVIFRLLTGSYVMVSNFPGTTVEVSRGRISLGGVSYEIVDTPGVHSLVPQSEDERVTCEVLLREKPDLIMQVADAKNLRRTLLVASQLVEFRIPMVLVLNMMDEAQERGIEIDTRGLSSLLSVPVVETVAIYSQGRRQLLQAMQNALPPTNPLRDCRPMCHVSSTLNGSGSAPGALAVEWLSLGDAGFARRLESSLGGTVVNQLEHARKTYLEATHRSLAKDVAESRNDFLDRSVAAFKKRRQGGLLEKAESSASRIWLGLLIAGLILFAWNEFGGIAGVATPYSVATRFLAARLAPASGSAGLISTLLLTKASSGRGEFGLALEALHFLFFIAPVVIPFGMLIARSRKFAHEVGILTRRASTGIPILLCVLLLLFEFVGYTGAQTLVGFLEDIVFGRYLIPLIHGFLPPGFFQEFVAGKYGLVSMGLTYAIAIVLPVVATFFIAFGLLEDSGYLPRLSILSDRVMRLMGLNGKATLPMVLGLGCCTMATITTRVLSSRKERLIATLLLALGVPCSAQLGVILGIASGFSPAATLTVLGVVASQLLLVGFLSSKLIRGQSSEFIFEIPPIRVPQLKNLALKTGYRIQWYLKEALPLFLYGTVALFILDKVRVAGQSLLEWVQTGLAPIVTGFLHLPAQAAGAFVLGFLRRDYGAAGLFQMARTGMLSAQQVVVSLVVITLFVPCLASFLVIAKEQGMKRAVAMTTFIVPFAVSIGAMVSWVLRTFHITFG, from the coding sequence ATGACGACCGACGAGCGCGCTGCCACGAGGAGGGTGATCCTGGTCGGCAATCCTAATGTCGGCAAGTCTGTCATTTTCAGGTTGTTAACCGGCAGCTATGTCATGGTCTCGAATTTCCCTGGCACCACGGTTGAGGTTTCGCGCGGCAGAATCAGCCTGGGAGGCGTCTCCTACGAGATCGTCGATACGCCTGGCGTGCATAGTCTCGTTCCCCAATCGGAGGATGAGCGCGTCACCTGCGAGGTCCTCCTCCGGGAAAAGCCCGACCTCATCATGCAAGTGGCGGACGCCAAAAACCTGCGGCGCACGCTCCTGGTTGCTTCACAGTTGGTTGAATTCCGCATCCCGATGGTTCTCGTGCTCAACATGATGGACGAAGCACAGGAGCGCGGCATCGAGATTGACACCCGGGGCCTGTCCAGCCTGCTTTCCGTTCCGGTCGTCGAAACCGTCGCCATCTACTCGCAGGGCCGGCGCCAGCTGCTGCAGGCCATGCAGAACGCGTTGCCGCCGACGAATCCGCTGAGGGACTGCCGTCCGATGTGCCATGTCTCTTCAACGCTCAACGGATCAGGATCCGCTCCCGGAGCTTTGGCAGTCGAGTGGCTGTCGCTCGGTGATGCCGGCTTTGCGCGGCGGCTGGAATCGTCGCTGGGCGGTACCGTCGTAAACCAGCTTGAACATGCCAGGAAGACATACCTGGAAGCCACGCACCGGTCTTTGGCCAAGGATGTGGCTGAGAGCAGAAATGATTTTCTGGACCGCTCCGTCGCCGCCTTCAAGAAGAGGAGACAGGGTGGGTTGTTGGAGAAAGCCGAAAGCTCTGCGTCACGGATATGGCTGGGGCTGCTGATCGCAGGCCTGATCCTTTTCGCATGGAATGAGTTTGGAGGCATCGCAGGCGTCGCGACACCCTACAGTGTGGCGACCCGGTTTCTTGCCGCGCGCCTGGCGCCCGCTTCCGGCAGCGCCGGTCTCATCTCCACGCTGTTACTCACAAAGGCTTCGTCAGGGCGCGGGGAATTCGGCCTGGCCCTCGAAGCGCTCCACTTCCTGTTCTTCATCGCCCCTGTCGTTATCCCTTTCGGCATGCTCATCGCCCGCAGCCGGAAATTCGCGCACGAGGTCGGTATCCTGACAAGGCGCGCTTCGACCGGGATTCCGATCCTGTTATGCGTTCTGCTCCTGCTGTTTGAATTTGTCGGCTACACGGGCGCCCAGACGCTGGTCGGTTTCCTGGAAGACATCGTCTTCGGGCGTTACCTGATCCCGCTGATCCACGGGTTCCTGCCGCCGGGATTTTTCCAGGAATTCGTCGCCGGAAAATACGGGCTGGTGTCGATGGGGCTGACTTATGCAATCGCGATTGTGCTGCCGGTGGTAGCGACCTTCTTCATCGCGTTCGGGCTGTTGGAGGACAGCGGGTATCTGCCGAGACTCTCGATTCTATCCGACCGCGTGATGCGCCTGATGGGGCTCAACGGGAAAGCGACACTGCCGATGGTGCTCGGCCTCGGTTGCTGCACCATGGCCACGATCACAACACGGGTCCTCAGCTCGCGCAAAGAGAGGCTCATCGCGACGCTGCTCCTCGCTCTGGGTGTCCCATGCTCGGCGCAACTGGGTGTGATCCTCGGCATCGCTTCGGGCTTTTCCCCCGCGGCTACCCTGACCGTGCTCGGAGTGGTGGCATCGCAGCTTCTCCTGGTCGGTTTTTTGTCTTCCAAGCTGATTCGCGGCCAGAGCAGCGAGTTCATCTTCGAAATTCCCCCAATCCGCGTGCCGCAGCTCAAGAACCTCGCGCTCAAAACCGGCTATCGGATTCAGTGGTATTTGAAGGAAGCGCTTCCGCTTTTCCTTTACGGGACGGTGGCGCTCTTCATCCTGGACAAGGTCCGTGTGGCGGGTCAGAGCCTGCTGGAATGGGTGCAGACGGGGTTGGCTCCCATCGTGACGGGCTTCTTGCACCTCCCGGCACAGGCGGCGGGCGCTTTTGTCCTGGGCTTCCTGCGGCGTGATTACGGAGCTGCCGGTCTCTTCCAGATGGCACGCACCGGAATGTTGAGCGCCCAGCAGGTGGTCGTGAGCCTGGTAGTGATCACGCTCTTTGTTCCCTGTCTCGCCAGCTTCCTGGTAATCGCCAAAGAACAGGGGATGAAGCGCGCCGTAGCCATGACCACTTTCATCGTCCCGTTCGCCGTCAGCATCGGTGCCATGGTCAGCTGGGTGCTGCGCACGTTCCATATCACTTTCGGTTAG
- a CDS encoding metal-dependent transcriptional regulator produces the protein MEFTTDRLPEQLAEILEALWTLEEKGKDAPEEIFHEAGTQVTAEHLGALRRQDLITIDNAQRVRLAKEGRKLAERIIRRHRLAERLICDALGAHVDDSEDAACEFEHILAEGIANSICTLLGHPRFCPHGKPIPEGECCRRTQEELQPILVSGDQLDVGETGTIAYLCTTEHARMLKLSSLGMTPGNRLKLLQKWPSCVFQCDETEIAVEQEVARNIYVRREGRRGR, from the coding sequence ATGGAATTCACAACTGACAGGCTGCCGGAGCAACTGGCCGAAATTCTCGAGGCTCTATGGACTCTCGAGGAAAAAGGAAAAGACGCTCCTGAGGAGATCTTTCATGAGGCCGGGACGCAGGTAACCGCGGAGCACCTTGGAGCTCTGAGGCGCCAGGATCTGATCACGATCGACAATGCGCAGCGCGTCAGGCTGGCGAAGGAAGGGCGCAAGCTGGCGGAACGGATCATCCGCCGCCACCGCCTCGCAGAGCGCCTGATCTGCGATGCCCTGGGAGCGCACGTTGATGACAGCGAGGATGCCGCCTGCGAGTTCGAGCACATACTGGCCGAGGGCATAGCCAACTCGATCTGCACCTTACTCGGACATCCGCGCTTCTGCCCTCACGGAAAACCCATTCCCGAAGGGGAGTGCTGCCGCCGCACCCAGGAGGAGCTCCAACCCATCCTGGTTTCCGGCGATCAGCTTGACGTGGGGGAAACCGGCACCATCGCCTACCTGTGCACAACCGAACACGCACGCATGCTGAAGCTTTCGTCGTTGGGGATGACACCGGGCAACCGGCTCAAGCTGCTGCAAAAATGGCCGAGCTGCGTCTTCCAGTGCGATGAAACCGAAATCGCGGTCGAGCAAGAGGTGGCCAGAAACATCTACGTGCGCCGCGAGGGACGCCGCGGCCGCTGA
- a CDS encoding peroxiredoxin produces the protein MRTLQNLGILVFIAATAVTSGFRDSSAQTATQLKPGSPAPQFSLPGSDGKTYSLAGFGGKQAVVLVWFVKAYSAGUTAQCQSLRESGDEIRAFNVAFFAISTDSPETNKAYAQSLGVDYPILSDPTRKVALAYGVASPVYEGISRWTFYIGLDGKILYIDKEVSPSDHGKAIAAKLAELGVPKRARR, from the coding sequence ATGCGAACGCTTCAAAACCTGGGCATACTTGTTTTCATTGCGGCCACCGCCGTCACAAGCGGCTTTCGAGACAGCTCAGCCCAGACAGCAACTCAGCTCAAACCCGGCAGTCCCGCGCCTCAGTTCTCTCTCCCGGGATCGGACGGCAAGACCTACAGCCTGGCAGGGTTTGGAGGCAAGCAGGCGGTGGTGCTTGTCTGGTTTGTCAAAGCCTACAGCGCCGGCTGAACGGCCCAATGTCAATCGCTCCGTGAGAGCGGCGACGAAATCCGCGCCTTTAATGTTGCTTTTTTCGCCATCAGCACTGATTCCCCTGAAACGAACAAGGCTTATGCCCAGTCGCTGGGCGTAGACTATCCCATTTTGAGCGACCCTACCCGGAAGGTGGCTCTAGCCTACGGCGTCGCCTCCCCGGTTTATGAGGGCATTTCGCGATGGACGTTTTACATCGGCCTCGACGGGAAGATCCTTTACATCGACAAGGAGGTCAGTCCATCCGATCATGGCAAGGCGATCGCCGCGAAGCTCGCCGAGCTTGGTGTTCCGAAACGTGCACGGCGGTGA
- a CDS encoding protein kinase, with protein sequence MQTSPADLAGRTVAHYRIVEKIGAGGMGVVYRAQDTKLAREVAIKVLPEVFAQDPERLERFQREAQLLASLDHPNIAAIHGLEESGDLHYLVLELVPGGTLAEQLALGPMDVAASLRICVQIAEALEAAHQNGVIHRDIKPANIKVTPENKVKVLDFGLAKAFASEGLSPDFSTLSRVAATATQEGVIRGTPSYMSPEQARGKTVDKRTDIWAFGCVMYELLTGRRAFPGQTISDTIAGILNEVPDWRALPEATPAGIRCLLRRCLEKDSRRRLHDIGDARIEIEDAIASPLPVAGKKTTWTTLRDHPIRLSLAVMMVCALAISFFVWKLQPTSLPSHGPVMRFTVTLPSTERLTGMDFPSIAISPAGSHLAYVASRGGTSQLFLRRMDSLQSEPISGTEQALGPFFSPDGHWIGFFAGGKLMKVSIQGGAPASLCYAPIGFGAVWGRDDTITFAPTGGSGLLQVPSGGGTPRAVTRLNSEKGEISHRWPDLLPDGKTVLFTVGALGSWDDAQIVAQSLQTGERHILIVGGTSPHYVPTGNLIYVRGGTLLAVPFDVAQSKVTGPPVAVLPRVWESVDGAAQLSTSPLGHLVYVPGGPPGSMHTLVWVSRKNDVEPLAAPPDAYSDPRLAPDGRRLAVTITRTSENVWIYDIPTGNFTQLTFDGNNSMPVWMPPDGARLAFASNRTGPLNLFWRRTDEGGSDERLTTSELLQVPCSWLPGGRGLVFVENSPTTGRDIRMLSMDGDLSIRPVLQSPSNETGPALSPDGRWLAYVSDESGRNEVYVSSFPGAQGKWQVSVDGGTEPLWSHDGSEIFYRIGNHLMAARITTTPSFKRNTPQSLFEGAYDRGKASRPAYDVSADGARFLFVRSGDKESAPIELEVILEWFQELKHRVSR encoded by the coding sequence ATGCAAACGTCACCAGCTGACTTGGCCGGCCGCACCGTTGCTCACTATCGCATCGTGGAGAAGATCGGCGCCGGCGGTATGGGGGTGGTCTATCGCGCCCAGGATACGAAGCTGGCGCGCGAGGTGGCCATCAAAGTCCTACCGGAGGTTTTTGCACAGGATCCGGAAAGACTGGAGCGTTTCCAGCGCGAGGCGCAACTGCTGGCTTCGCTCGACCATCCGAACATCGCCGCGATCCATGGGCTGGAAGAATCCGGGGACCTCCATTACCTTGTGCTGGAGTTGGTGCCGGGCGGGACGCTGGCAGAGCAATTGGCTTTGGGGCCAATGGATGTAGCTGCGTCACTCCGCATTTGTGTTCAGATTGCCGAGGCGCTGGAAGCGGCCCATCAGAATGGCGTCATCCACCGTGACATCAAGCCTGCAAACATCAAGGTCACTCCCGAAAATAAGGTCAAGGTATTGGATTTTGGCCTGGCCAAGGCATTTGCCTCCGAAGGATTGAGCCCGGATTTTTCAACTTTGTCCCGAGTTGCCGCAACCGCAACGCAGGAAGGAGTGATCCGGGGCACGCCGTCCTATATGAGCCCGGAGCAGGCAAGGGGCAAGACTGTCGACAAGCGGACCGACATCTGGGCGTTTGGTTGCGTGATGTACGAGCTTCTGACGGGGCGGCGGGCGTTTCCTGGACAGACGATCTCGGACACGATCGCCGGAATCCTGAATGAGGTGCCCGATTGGCGTGCGTTGCCGGAGGCAACGCCGGCCGGCATTCGATGTCTGCTGAGGCGGTGCCTCGAAAAGGACTCCAGGCGGCGCCTGCATGATATCGGCGACGCCAGGATCGAGATCGAAGACGCCATCGCGTCCCCCTTGCCGGTTGCGGGCAAGAAAACGACCTGGACGACTCTGCGGGATCATCCTATAAGGCTGAGCCTCGCCGTCATGATGGTCTGCGCCCTCGCTATAAGTTTCTTCGTATGGAAATTGCAGCCCACGTCACTTCCCTCGCACGGCCCGGTAATGCGCTTCACCGTTACACTTCCGTCAACTGAGCGGCTGACAGGAATGGACTTTCCCAGCATAGCAATCTCGCCGGCGGGATCTCACCTGGCGTATGTCGCGAGCCGCGGCGGCACTTCGCAGCTGTTCCTGCGACGCATGGATAGCCTCCAGTCCGAGCCGATCTCCGGCACTGAGCAGGCGCTGGGCCCCTTTTTCTCGCCCGACGGACATTGGATTGGTTTTTTCGCGGGTGGGAAGCTCATGAAGGTGTCAATCCAGGGCGGCGCCCCGGCGTCCCTGTGCTATGCCCCGATCGGCTTCGGCGCCGTGTGGGGACGCGATGACACCATCACGTTCGCGCCGACCGGAGGGTCGGGACTTTTGCAGGTGCCCTCTGGAGGCGGCACTCCCCGCGCGGTGACGAGGCTGAATTCGGAAAAAGGCGAAATCAGCCACCGCTGGCCCGACCTGTTGCCGGACGGGAAAACGGTGCTTTTCACCGTGGGGGCGCTCGGCAGCTGGGATGACGCACAGATCGTCGCACAGTCGCTGCAGACAGGTGAGCGGCACATCCTGATCGTCGGAGGCACCTCCCCTCACTACGTTCCGACCGGGAATCTGATCTATGTGCGAGGTGGCACCCTCTTGGCGGTGCCATTCGATGTCGCTCAAAGCAAAGTCACCGGCCCTCCGGTGGCTGTTCTGCCGAGGGTATGGGAGTCCGTCGACGGCGCCGCCCAGTTGAGCACCTCGCCCCTTGGCCACCTCGTGTATGTGCCGGGCGGACCTCCCGGCAGCATGCACACGCTTGTGTGGGTAAGTCGGAAGAACGACGTTGAGCCGCTGGCAGCACCGCCAGACGCTTATTCGGATCCCAGGCTCGCACCAGACGGCCGGCGTCTGGCCGTCACCATCACCCGAACCTCGGAAAACGTCTGGATCTACGACATCCCCACTGGCAATTTCACGCAACTGACTTTCGATGGCAACAATTCCATGCCGGTGTGGATGCCGCCGGACGGCGCCCGCCTGGCGTTCGCGTCGAACAGGACCGGTCCGTTGAACCTCTTCTGGCGGCGAACAGACGAGGGTGGATCGGATGAACGGCTGACAACGAGTGAACTGCTGCAAGTCCCCTGCTCTTGGTTGCCTGGTGGCCGGGGGCTCGTGTTCGTCGAGAATTCTCCGACGACCGGCCGCGACATCCGGATGCTCTCGATGGACGGCGATCTCAGCATCCGGCCGGTCCTCCAATCGCCCTCCAATGAGACCGGTCCCGCTCTGTCGCCCGACGGGCGCTGGCTGGCATATGTCTCGGACGAATCGGGTCGCAACGAAGTGTACGTCTCGTCGTTTCCGGGAGCCCAGGGCAAGTGGCAAGTTTCAGTCGACGGCGGGACCGAGCCGCTCTGGAGTCACGATGGAAGTGAGATCTTCTATCGCATCGGGAACCACCTGATGGCCGCCAGAATCACGACTACGCCTTCCTTCAAGAGGAACACACCGCAGTCGCTCTTCGAGGGTGCGTACGACCGGGGGAAGGCTTCCCGGCCGGCTTACGATGTCAGCGCCGACGGCGCGCGATTCTTGTTCGTCAGAAGCGGCGACAAAGAATCGGCGCCGATCGAACTCGAGGTCATCCTGGAATGGTTCCAGGAGTTGAAGCACCGCGTATCCAGGTAG
- a CDS encoding RNA-binding protein, whose product MPGKLFVGNLSFNVVEADLDKLCADLNLKTASVKVMRDMESGRSRGFGFIELAPETDMDAAIQAMNGKDLDGRALTVNEARPPKKREFGGGGGGGNRFGGHDSRRKERERPKRKIQELY is encoded by the coding sequence ATGCCAGGAAAACTTTTCGTAGGTAACCTTTCCTTCAATGTCGTTGAGGCGGATCTCGATAAGCTCTGCGCGGATCTTAATCTAAAGACGGCAAGCGTCAAGGTCATGCGTGATATGGAATCAGGGAGGTCGCGCGGATTTGGTTTTATCGAGCTGGCCCCAGAAACCGACATGGATGCTGCCATTCAGGCCATGAACGGGAAGGACCTGGATGGGCGGGCTCTTACGGTGAATGAGGCGCGGCCGCCCAAAAAGCGTGAGTTTGGCGGTGGCGGTGGCGGCGGCAACAGATTCGGCGGACACGATTCCCGCCGCAAGGAGCGCGAACGTCCCAAGCGCAAGATCCAGGAACTCTACTAA
- a CDS encoding cold shock domain-containing protein, producing MREQGTVKWFNNDKGYGFVSRESGDDVFVHHTAIEGTGRKSLNEGDRIEFEVARGPKGLQAQNVTKI from the coding sequence ATGAGAGAACAAGGAACAGTGAAGTGGTTTAATAATGATAAGGGTTACGGTTTTGTCAGCCGTGAGTCCGGGGACGACGTTTTCGTCCACCACACGGCGATCGAAGGCACCGGCCGCAAGTCGCTCAACGAGGGTGACCGGATCGAGTTTGAGGTGGCCAGGGGTCCCAAGGGATTGCAGGCTCAGAACGTAACAAAGATTTAA